The following are encoded together in the Capsulimonas corticalis genome:
- a CDS encoding RICIN domain-containing protein: protein MSLRFSSLFWKSLCVPAVAAALLAGGGKPAAAQPYATILYETWSNLIIGSSGTVGNDVADMMTENGYTGSYNWWGKPDYAATHGDGTIKNNYLYYFNNDANQPNTALIDYHADLLSRAGVDFITVDFTNGAITEIVKGSQALCARFAQRRAQGLPTPQVAFFVNTPATLQTVHDTFYNGQYPSSLFFNYLGKPLAMIATPNTALGAGDHNQPYAPTGGIFDSFTCRHCWGLDTSGAFWQFKVSANTAPPAAYYNGSPEQMCASFACQSSYMTTDGTNPDPGAHGRNNGSYFNIYMTAAQQTHPAFTFITGWNEWASINFNNPPAGKFVDEWREGYSSDAEPEAATDPGSHGYQYYDLMAMQIARLKGTFPVLDGHSYQIVNQNSGECLDVPGGTNVHGTQLQQWPQNGASAQRWVFHDLGTGFWTITNIGNGLALDDYNWSTTPGAAVDQWDLNSLAVQQWSLRPVGNGYWKLFNRNSAMCLSISGASLNNGALATQWTDNGTPDHNWQFQP, encoded by the coding sequence ATGTCCTTACGATTCTCGTCCCTATTCTGGAAAAGCCTGTGCGTTCCCGCTGTCGCCGCCGCGCTGCTGGCTGGCGGAGGGAAACCGGCGGCGGCCCAGCCTTACGCCACTATCCTGTATGAAACATGGTCCAATCTGATCATCGGGTCCAGCGGAACCGTTGGGAACGACGTCGCGGATATGATGACGGAGAACGGTTATACCGGCAGCTATAACTGGTGGGGAAAACCCGACTACGCGGCGACGCATGGGGACGGGACGATCAAGAATAACTATCTGTACTACTTCAATAACGACGCCAACCAGCCCAACACCGCGCTCATCGACTACCATGCCGATCTGCTCAGCCGCGCCGGCGTCGATTTTATCACCGTCGACTTCACCAACGGCGCCATCACGGAGATCGTCAAAGGATCGCAGGCGCTGTGCGCGCGCTTCGCGCAGCGCCGGGCGCAGGGCCTGCCAACGCCGCAAGTCGCCTTCTTCGTCAACACGCCGGCCACGCTGCAAACCGTGCATGACACGTTCTATAACGGGCAGTATCCGTCGAGCCTCTTTTTCAACTACCTCGGCAAGCCGCTCGCCATGATCGCCACACCCAACACCGCACTCGGCGCGGGCGATCACAACCAGCCCTACGCGCCGACCGGCGGGATTTTCGACAGCTTCACCTGCCGCCACTGCTGGGGCTTGGACACCAGCGGCGCATTCTGGCAGTTCAAGGTCAGCGCAAACACGGCGCCGCCCGCCGCGTACTACAACGGTTCGCCGGAGCAGATGTGCGCCTCCTTCGCATGCCAGTCAAGCTATATGACCACCGACGGAACAAATCCGGATCCCGGCGCGCACGGCCGCAATAACGGCTCGTACTTCAATATCTACATGACTGCCGCCCAGCAGACGCATCCCGCCTTTACGTTTATCACGGGTTGGAACGAATGGGCGTCGATCAACTTCAACAACCCGCCCGCCGGCAAGTTCGTAGACGAATGGCGCGAAGGATACAGCAGCGACGCCGAACCGGAAGCCGCCACCGATCCAGGCTCCCATGGCTACCAGTACTACGACCTGATGGCGATGCAGATCGCGCGTCTCAAGGGGACGTTCCCGGTGCTCGACGGCCACTCCTATCAAATTGTCAATCAGAACAGCGGCGAGTGCCTGGATGTCCCCGGCGGTACAAACGTCCACGGAACGCAGCTTCAGCAGTGGCCTCAAAACGGCGCCAGCGCCCAGCGATGGGTGTTCCACGATCTCGGCACGGGATTCTGGACGATCACCAATATTGGAAACGGGCTGGCGCTCGACGACTACAACTGGAGCACGACGCCCGGCGCGGCGGTCGACCAGTGGGACCTCAACAGCCTGGCGGTCCAGCAATGGAGCCTGCGCCCGGTCGGGAATGGTTACTGGAAGCTCTTCAACCGCAATAGCGCCATGTGTTTGAGCATTTCCGGCGCCTCTCTGAACAATGGCGCCCTCGCCACACAATGGACCGATAATGGAACTCCAGACCATAACTGGCAGTTCCAGCCGTAG
- a CDS encoding bifunctional diguanylate cyclase/phosphodiesterase — protein sequence MHSILTHLKQTGTRQVILWVLGAALILALIWMATDRWYQRSLLSQARSDAQIQVSPYGSALTTAIGQRRVLTEGLATFLQVTTSRPELDREFPIVAGRLYEGSRGIRAVEIAPAARLHYVFPRAINPMPPDYDLLRDPRSYVRRDVRLAIHSNRVVMSEPFLLRQGGMGIAFRQSIYQDGKFWGLAAMIIDVPHLLADAGVTAGPPALSLSLKDRNGQIFYGSARVFAMQPVIYRVKTPEGYWELAAVPKVGWRRAEQASVWRFHALCALIYSLILVIVTLIAGRQAGLTFAVAQRTRMISAVNQELEQEVAQRRQTEHRLESNQTHLHMALDAARMGTWEWDSKTEQTHWSSNFEAIHGLLPNTFQGRYSEYLDRIHPEDRDAVVAAVAQAVETGMDYKAEYRIPQADGGNLWIASKGRMVMDAEGRLTRMVGVSMDITDGKAVREELENTVELLSSTMESMDDGVLSVDLDGRIVSYNEKFADLWELPEECRQHTHLDEHAIEWIMQRVKDPEGFASRLLYLSNHPEVSSRDLIEFVNGRVFERHSQPRRMDGRIVGRVWNFRDVTQRLQFEEQLAHQAYHDALTGLPNRACVLDRLTRQLKIAEETGNQVAVLFLDLDGFKNINDTLGHAAGDMLLRTISTRLTATLRPKDMLARMGGDEFAILMPELAHVEDAVLLARDLLAAIAEAAFVNGREFHVTGSVGVSVYPQDGLDADTLLRNADVAMYRAKAEGRNGCKLYTGQMHAAAFERLSLEAGLRQALDREEFLVYYQPKIDLETGEMTSVEALVRWRSPEKGLIPPAAFIPVAEETGLIVPLGEWVLRQACRQAAQWRSEGRALRMSVNLSARQFERPELVSVVAQTLAETGLPADWLDLELTESTLASDPELANRTLLSLKGLGVSLSIDDFGTGYSSLAYLRRFALDALKIDRSFVQDLTIDVSAQTIVRATLTMAHALGLSVVAEGVETEAQLDMLREMGCEVYQGYLCTPPLPAAQLEEKFPLAVRVAA from the coding sequence ATGCACTCTATACTCACTCATCTCAAGCAGACGGGGACGCGGCAGGTTATCCTTTGGGTTTTGGGGGCGGCGCTCATTCTCGCGCTGATCTGGATGGCGACGGACCGCTGGTATCAGCGCAGTCTGCTGTCGCAGGCCAGGTCGGACGCGCAGATTCAGGTGTCGCCCTATGGAAGCGCGCTGACGACCGCGATCGGCCAGCGGCGCGTGCTGACCGAAGGGCTGGCGACATTTCTGCAAGTCACCACATCCCGTCCCGAGCTGGATCGCGAATTTCCCATTGTCGCGGGCCGGCTCTACGAAGGATCGCGCGGCATTCGCGCCGTGGAGATCGCGCCCGCCGCTCGTCTCCATTATGTTTTTCCGCGCGCCATCAACCCCATGCCGCCAGACTACGATCTACTGCGCGATCCCCGTTCCTATGTCCGTCGCGATGTCCGCCTCGCCATCCATTCAAACCGAGTCGTGATGAGCGAGCCGTTCCTGCTTCGCCAGGGCGGCATGGGAATCGCGTTTCGCCAATCGATCTACCAGGACGGAAAGTTCTGGGGGCTGGCGGCGATGATCATCGACGTCCCGCACCTCCTCGCCGACGCCGGCGTGACCGCCGGTCCGCCAGCCTTGTCCCTCTCGCTCAAGGATCGCAACGGACAGATCTTTTACGGCTCCGCGCGCGTCTTCGCGATGCAGCCGGTCATTTACCGCGTGAAAACGCCGGAAGGTTACTGGGAGCTTGCCGCCGTCCCGAAGGTCGGCTGGCGGCGCGCCGAGCAAGCCTCGGTATGGCGATTCCATGCCCTCTGCGCACTGATTTACTCGCTGATCCTCGTGATCGTCACGCTGATCGCCGGCCGGCAGGCGGGCCTCACCTTCGCGGTGGCGCAGCGGACGCGTATGATTTCCGCCGTGAACCAGGAGCTGGAGCAGGAGGTCGCGCAGCGCCGGCAGACGGAGCATCGACTGGAATCCAACCAGACACATTTGCATATGGCGCTGGACGCCGCACGGATGGGGACGTGGGAATGGGACAGCAAAACGGAGCAGACGCACTGGTCGTCAAACTTCGAAGCGATCCACGGCCTTTTGCCCAACACATTTCAAGGCCGCTACTCGGAGTACCTGGACCGGATTCATCCCGAAGACCGCGACGCCGTTGTGGCGGCGGTCGCCCAGGCCGTCGAGACCGGCATGGACTACAAAGCGGAGTATCGGATCCCTCAGGCGGACGGCGGCAACCTCTGGATTGCGTCAAAGGGACGTATGGTGATGGACGCCGAGGGGCGGCTGACGCGCATGGTCGGCGTCAGCATGGATATCACGGATGGGAAGGCCGTCCGTGAGGAGCTCGAGAACACCGTCGAGCTGCTGTCCTCCACCATGGAATCGATGGACGACGGCGTGCTGTCCGTGGACCTGGACGGACGCATCGTTTCCTATAATGAGAAGTTCGCCGACCTGTGGGAGCTGCCCGAAGAGTGCCGCCAGCATACCCATCTGGACGAGCATGCGATTGAATGGATCATGCAGCGGGTGAAGGACCCTGAGGGGTTCGCCTCGCGCCTTCTCTATCTGAGCAATCATCCCGAAGTATCCTCGCGCGACCTGATCGAGTTCGTGAACGGGCGCGTTTTCGAGCGCCATTCGCAGCCGCGCCGCATGGACGGCCGGATCGTCGGACGGGTCTGGAACTTCCGCGATGTCACGCAGCGGCTTCAGTTTGAGGAGCAGCTGGCGCACCAAGCGTATCACGATGCGCTGACGGGCCTGCCCAACCGCGCCTGCGTTCTGGACCGGCTGACGCGGCAATTGAAGATCGCGGAGGAGACCGGCAACCAAGTCGCCGTGCTTTTCTTGGATCTGGACGGGTTCAAGAACATCAACGACACGCTGGGCCACGCCGCCGGAGACATGCTGCTGCGGACGATCTCCACCCGGCTGACCGCCACTTTGCGCCCGAAGGACATGCTGGCGCGCATGGGCGGCGATGAGTTCGCCATCCTTATGCCGGAGCTGGCGCATGTCGAAGACGCCGTGCTTCTGGCGCGGGACCTGCTGGCGGCGATCGCCGAGGCCGCGTTTGTGAACGGGCGAGAATTTCACGTGACGGGAAGCGTCGGCGTCAGCGTCTATCCGCAGGATGGGCTGGACGCCGACACGCTGCTGCGCAACGCGGATGTCGCGATGTACCGCGCCAAGGCCGAAGGGCGCAACGGCTGCAAGCTTTACACCGGCCAGATGCACGCGGCGGCGTTTGAGCGCTTATCGCTGGAAGCCGGGCTCCGGCAGGCGCTGGACCGGGAAGAGTTCCTGGTGTATTACCAGCCGAAGATCGACCTGGAGACGGGGGAAATGACGAGCGTCGAGGCCCTGGTGCGCTGGCGCAGCCCGGAGAAGGGGCTGATCCCGCCGGCGGCGTTCATCCCGGTGGCGGAGGAGACCGGCCTGATCGTCCCGCTCGGCGAGTGGGTGCTGCGTCAAGCCTGCCGCCAGGCCGCCCAGTGGCGATCCGAAGGCCGCGCGCTGCGCATGAGCGTCAACCTTTCGGCGCGGCAGTTCGAGCGTCCGGAACTGGTCTCCGTCGTCGCGCAGACGCTCGCCGAAACCGGGCTGCCCGCCGACTGGCTGGACCTGGAGCTGACCGAAAGCACCCTCGCCAGCGATCCCGAGCTCGCCAACCGCACGCTGCTCTCGCTGAAGGGGCTGGGGGTCAGTCTCTCGATCGACGATTTTGGAACCGGCTACTCCTCCCTCGCTTACCTGCGTCGCTTCGCGCTCGACGCCCTCAAGATCGACCGCTCCTTTGTCCAGGACCTGACCATCGATGTGAGCGCCCAAACCATTGTCCGCGCCACTCTGACCATGGCGCATGCGCTGGGCCTGAGCGTTGTGGCGGAAGGCGTCGAAACCGAAGCCCAGCTCGATATGCTGCGCGAAATGGGATGTGAAGTCTATCAAGGTTATCTTTGCACGCCGCCGCTTCCCGCCGCGCAATTGGAGGAAAAATTTCCGCTCGCGGTCCGCGTCGCCGCGTAG
- a CDS encoding MBL fold metallo-hydrolase: MRTRTVGAMMAALSLTTLSMAMAAGAKDQFGPNSVAPAAQTFPLGKLRLTALHDAQLVLPNDAKVFGVDAGPEAVGKVLRANGLPDRKITLSINVLAIRSGRGVVLLDTGIGAQGHGSLAGSLKLAGIAPESVTDVLITHTHGDHTGGLLDKNGNYAFPRATVRMSAREWEEMRGRKDAAAIVKVISAHVVPFTPGAPVLPGITPLSSYGHTKGHVVYQIVSGRASLLDIGDTAHSSVISLQKPEWTVEFDEDSPTAKAARQATLKRLAARHTLIYAPHFPFPGVGRIAAVGGAYRWKPALR; encoded by the coding sequence ATGAGAACGCGAACCGTGGGCGCGATGATGGCGGCATTATCGCTGACCACTTTGAGTATGGCCATGGCGGCCGGCGCCAAGGATCAGTTTGGGCCGAATTCCGTTGCTCCCGCCGCCCAGACATTCCCGCTGGGGAAGCTGCGGCTGACGGCGCTGCACGACGCGCAGCTTGTGCTGCCGAACGACGCCAAAGTCTTCGGCGTCGATGCCGGCCCGGAAGCCGTCGGCAAGGTGCTGAGGGCCAATGGGCTGCCGGATCGCAAGATCACTTTGAGCATAAATGTGCTCGCCATCCGATCGGGCCGGGGCGTCGTCCTGCTGGATACGGGCATTGGCGCGCAGGGGCATGGCAGTCTCGCCGGGAGCCTGAAACTGGCGGGCATCGCGCCGGAGAGCGTCACGGATGTTCTGATCACGCACACCCATGGAGATCATACCGGCGGATTGCTGGATAAGAACGGCAATTACGCCTTTCCGCGCGCGACGGTGCGGATGTCGGCGCGGGAGTGGGAGGAGATGCGCGGGCGTAAAGACGCCGCCGCGATCGTCAAGGTCATTTCCGCCCATGTCGTTCCCTTCACGCCGGGCGCGCCGGTCCTGCCGGGCATTACGCCGCTTTCCTCATATGGGCATACGAAGGGACATGTCGTTTACCAGATCGTTTCCGGCCGGGCGAGCCTGCTGGACATCGGCGATACCGCCCATAGCTCCGTGATTTCACTGCAAAAACCGGAATGGACCGTGGAGTTTGATGAGGACTCGCCGACGGCGAAAGCCGCGCGCCAGGCCACCTTAAAGCGGCTCGCGGCGCGCCACACGCTGATCTACGCGCCGCACTTTCCGTTCCCGGGAGTCGGACGGATCGCGGCAGTCGGCGGCGCTTACCGCTGGAAACCCGCACTGCGCTAA
- a CDS encoding nucleotidyltransferase domain-containing protein codes for MFPHHQSTIERVSEAFQAQPGVEAVILGGSIAHGFAREDSDVDILIVVSDEEHSRRVDAGEFHYYSTEFCDYPEGYVDGKYLSPSFLDQVEQIGSEPARYAFADARVLFSDFDGLSEQVRRIARYPGEEKTDRICRFHAQLAGWRWYAGEAEKRGNQYLMATATAKMLLFGGRMILAHNETLYPFHKWFFRVLERVPQKPDGLMDAMRALSAHATLENAILFHDLVLQYREWENDGTPWPNRFIADSELTWLRRAAAIEEI; via the coding sequence ATGTTTCCCCACCATCAATCCACGATCGAGCGTGTCTCCGAGGCGTTTCAGGCGCAGCCTGGGGTCGAAGCCGTGATTTTGGGCGGTTCGATCGCGCATGGCTTTGCGCGGGAGGATTCGGATGTCGATATTCTAATCGTGGTTTCGGATGAGGAGCACAGCCGACGCGTGGACGCTGGGGAATTCCACTACTACAGCACGGAGTTTTGCGACTATCCGGAGGGATATGTGGACGGGAAATATCTCAGCCCGTCGTTTCTGGATCAAGTGGAGCAAATCGGCAGCGAGCCGGCGCGTTACGCGTTTGCGGATGCGCGGGTGCTATTCAGCGACTTTGATGGGCTTTCGGAGCAAGTGCGGCGGATCGCGCGTTACCCTGGGGAGGAGAAAACCGACCGGATTTGCCGGTTCCACGCGCAGCTCGCGGGATGGCGCTGGTATGCGGGTGAGGCGGAAAAACGCGGCAATCAATATCTGATGGCGACAGCGACGGCGAAGATGCTGCTGTTCGGCGGACGCATGATCCTGGCGCACAACGAAACGCTCTACCCATTCCACAAATGGTTCTTTCGGGTATTGGAACGCGTTCCCCAGAAGCCCGACGGCTTGATGGACGCCATGCGGGCCTTAAGCGCCCACGCCACCCTGGAGAACGCGATCCTATTCCACGATCTTGTGCTTCAATACCGCGAATGGGAAAATGACGGAACGCCCTGGCCCAATCGCTTCATCGCGGACAGCGAGCTCACCTGGCTGCGCCGCGCCGCCGCGATCGAGGAGATTTGA
- a CDS encoding DUF1559 domain-containing protein, giving the protein MKHFHRSLKGFTLIELLVVIAIIAILAAILFPVFAKAREKARQISCLSNEKQLGLGLLQYNQDYDETFPCGVAYDLSLGSGWAGAIYPYVKSAGVYHCPDDPTSQQVVGGVTLYPISFALNVITADHSVAQWTAPASTTLLTEIQGMAVNVTDVMETGSPHHSPMDFSDNLTWADGGPGSYSGNWGKSDIVRYNTGRLADRTHAATSLISLNGDTEVPGPRHTDGSNWLMADGHAKYLIGTKVASRFVPFGWQPSGQNTVQAWMWPN; this is encoded by the coding sequence ATGAAACATTTCCATCGATCGCTCAAAGGGTTTACGCTGATCGAGCTGCTCGTCGTGATTGCAATCATTGCGATTCTTGCGGCGATCCTCTTCCCGGTTTTCGCGAAGGCGCGTGAGAAGGCGCGACAGATCTCCTGTCTGTCCAATGAAAAGCAGCTTGGCCTGGGCCTGCTGCAATACAATCAGGACTATGACGAAACCTTCCCGTGCGGCGTAGCTTACGATCTTTCCCTCGGCAGCGGCTGGGCTGGAGCCATCTATCCGTATGTGAAGAGCGCCGGCGTGTATCACTGTCCCGACGATCCGACGTCGCAGCAAGTCGTGGGCGGCGTGACGCTCTATCCGATCTCATTTGCTCTGAACGTGATTACGGCGGATCATTCCGTGGCGCAATGGACCGCTCCGGCGAGCACCACACTGCTGACGGAAATTCAGGGCATGGCCGTCAATGTCACCGATGTCATGGAAACCGGCTCGCCCCATCATTCTCCGATGGACTTTTCGGACAACCTGACTTGGGCCGATGGCGGCCCCGGATCCTATTCCGGAAACTGGGGCAAGTCGGACATCGTTCGTTACAACACCGGCCGGCTGGCGGACCGGACCCATGCCGCGACTTCTCTGATAAGCCTCAACGGAGACACCGAAGTTCCTGGGCCGCGCCATACGGACGGCTCCAACTGGCTGATGGCCGATGGGCACGCCAAATATCTGATCGGAACGAAGGTTGCTTCCCGCTTTGTTCCGTTTGGATGGCAGCCGTCGGGCCAGAACACCGTCCAGGCATGGATGTGGCCGAACTAA
- a CDS encoding ankyrin repeat domain-containing protein — protein sequence MATASISWREIPLKAAKSGDYSELADLLARGADPNETDGGGYVPLAHAASWGRLEMAQMLLAAGADVRAESDNTAAPLYYSRNAAVSELLLDLGAEVDAITRKVNGFNVGRTALMRAAAANDLEVMRLLLSRQANPNLRDEASRTALQIAAARGHQEIVEALLASGATVGLTEAALLNDEDTLNTLMDREGDPKSAAMTQAFLAAVESSSPQTLACILKRDIDLDAPTRRCSETALILAVRKERVEIVSMLLAHGAVVDAADSLGETALHFALSPRNTRGLELAALLLDAGADVNRQSHRPAAILRKLNAPDGAPYPGTTPLMQAAATGNAAITRLLLRHHANPNLRDHHQRTALQIAAGHGRQEVVALLIAAGASVGLVEAARLNDEAQLQKWIAQETDPQSAEMAQAFWYAAGSSSVSTIALMLERGVPVDSRYAKGMTPLMRAAGQGRDDICRLLLAHGADVNAVDSIGATALHASHKHSACMRLLLEAGADIQRIQGAGPSLLGISARHGTAECVSLLIEAGVSVNRRSQAEWSPLMRAATFGKTDIVRLLIDAGADLEGVSEIDEEGYGGWTALQIAITKSHANVVQVLLDAGANIHNQGQRSETPLTNARRHAAASGDTRIVDMLVSASADK from the coding sequence ATGGCGACGGCGTCGATCTCCTGGCGTGAAATTCCTCTCAAGGCCGCGAAGAGCGGCGACTATTCCGAGCTTGCCGATCTTCTGGCGCGCGGCGCGGATCCTAATGAGACGGACGGCGGCGGATACGTTCCACTGGCGCACGCCGCCTCGTGGGGACGACTGGAGATGGCGCAAATGCTGCTGGCGGCGGGCGCGGACGTCCGCGCCGAGTCGGACAACACCGCCGCTCCCCTCTACTACTCCCGAAACGCCGCCGTGTCCGAATTGCTGCTGGATTTGGGCGCGGAGGTGGATGCCATCACGCGCAAAGTCAACGGGTTCAATGTGGGAAGGACCGCGCTGATGCGCGCGGCGGCCGCAAACGATCTCGAAGTCATGCGCCTGTTGCTGAGCCGTCAGGCCAATCCCAACTTGCGAGATGAAGCCAGTCGCACGGCCTTGCAAATTGCCGCCGCGCGCGGCCATCAAGAGATTGTCGAGGCGCTTCTGGCGTCGGGAGCCACTGTCGGTCTCACCGAAGCGGCGCTGCTCAACGATGAGGATACGCTCAATACGTTGATGGATCGAGAAGGCGACCCCAAAAGCGCCGCGATGACGCAGGCGTTTTTGGCGGCGGTCGAGTCAAGCTCCCCGCAAACTCTCGCCTGCATCTTGAAACGGGATATTGATCTCGATGCGCCCACACGCCGATGTTCGGAGACGGCGCTCATCCTCGCCGTCCGCAAAGAGCGCGTGGAGATCGTGTCGATGTTGCTTGCGCACGGCGCCGTTGTGGACGCCGCAGACAGCCTCGGCGAAACGGCGCTGCATTTCGCCTTGTCGCCCAGAAATACGCGTGGCCTGGAGTTGGCCGCGCTTTTGCTGGACGCCGGCGCAGACGTCAACCGTCAATCTCATCGTCCGGCCGCCATACTGCGCAAGCTAAATGCGCCTGACGGAGCCCCCTACCCCGGAACTACGCCCCTGATGCAGGCGGCGGCGACTGGCAACGCCGCCATCACACGCCTGCTCCTGCGCCACCATGCCAATCCAAACCTTCGTGACCACCATCAACGCACCGCGCTGCAAATCGCGGCGGGACACGGTCGTCAGGAAGTCGTCGCTCTCCTCATTGCAGCAGGAGCGTCCGTGGGGCTGGTTGAGGCGGCGCGCCTGAACGACGAGGCGCAATTGCAGAAATGGATCGCCCAAGAAACAGATCCGCAAAGCGCCGAAATGGCGCAAGCATTCTGGTATGCCGCCGGATCCAGCAGCGTTTCCACCATCGCCTTGATGCTGGAGCGCGGCGTCCCCGTGGACTCGCGCTACGCAAAAGGAATGACACCGCTAATGCGCGCGGCGGGTCAGGGACGCGACGACATCTGTCGTCTCCTGCTGGCCCATGGCGCGGACGTCAACGCCGTGGACAGCATCGGCGCGACGGCGCTTCACGCAAGCCATAAACATTCCGCCTGCATGCGCCTGCTTCTCGAAGCCGGAGCCGACATCCAGCGAATCCAAGGCGCCGGACCTTCGCTGCTGGGCATTAGCGCTCGGCATGGAACGGCTGAGTGTGTGAGCCTATTGATCGAAGCCGGTGTGAGCGTTAACAGACGCAGCCAGGCCGAGTGGTCACCGCTCATGCGCGCCGCAACGTTCGGCAAAACCGACATCGTTCGCCTGCTCATCGACGCCGGCGCCGATCTGGAGGGCGTCAGCGAAATCGACGAAGAAGGCTACGGAGGCTGGACAGCCCTGCAAATTGCCATTACAAAATCCCACGCCAATGTCGTCCAAGTCCTGCTGGACGCGGGAGCAAACATTCACAACCAGGGCCAACGATCGGAAACTCCCCTGACAAACGCCCGCCGACACGCCGCCGCCAGCGGCGACACAAGAATTGTCGATATGCTGGTCAGCGCGAGCGCGGACAAATAA
- a CDS encoding peptidylprolyl isomerase codes for MKRSSVILSTLAAVACAAFTSPHIARGADAPPSHGAAAGVFATDAGGVYSVAPGPAGVAAEVDGRRIMTRDVMAICLRKYRAPIIDQMVQDYVVDRECGRRGIVVSEAEIDAKIDAMRKAVAPQALEDVIAEHHSSMAEVRLAHKHKIERTRLVADQIPATKMTRCRAILVKFAPSDIPAPVVGTSRRETDALALIHGLQDQFTKGASFADLAAKYSDDASKSRGGDLGVVYAGARDSDPIAVEAALALAKGETSKPVRFREGYWLVQNISAGDAHGADEAPLYKAAQDRYVDEQAQFISPKFVVDLIAKSRVAFASDADCAPPAGKPLPEAAATVDGHVIPMKDVAAKCLADNGPRVVDILVQNDIVDRECKRRNIMVTSSEIDQRIDKLRLLIAPHTLDEGLTVRHMTLDDLRDSFQQEMERTRLTVDRVKPAPMAHCRAILVKFLQAGSPITPGAALRSDDEALRLIQTIQTQLKSGKEFAILAAQYSELDPKTDGGDIGVLYPAMHDMDTGILNTGLALTKGMTTSEPIKTVIGYCLVQSVSTSADHPKSEDAAYADALRVYQEQQAQTLIPDAMIALIKKSKVVYYVHS; via the coding sequence GTGAAACGATCATCCGTAATTCTTTCCACACTGGCCGCCGTCGCGTGCGCGGCCTTCACTTCCCCGCACATCGCGCGCGGCGCGGACGCGCCGCCGTCGCATGGCGCGGCGGCCGGCGTGTTCGCCACCGACGCCGGCGGCGTATACTCCGTGGCTCCGGGGCCGGCGGGAGTCGCGGCGGAAGTTGACGGCCGCCGAATCATGACGCGCGATGTGATGGCGATCTGCCTGCGTAAGTACCGCGCGCCGATCATCGATCAGATGGTGCAGGATTATGTGGTGGACCGCGAATGCGGGCGGCGCGGTATTGTCGTTTCCGAAGCTGAGATCGACGCGAAGATCGACGCCATGCGCAAGGCCGTCGCGCCCCAGGCCCTGGAGGATGTGATCGCCGAGCACCATTCGAGCATGGCGGAGGTGCGTCTCGCGCACAAACACAAGATCGAGCGCACGCGTCTGGTCGCCGATCAAATTCCCGCCACGAAGATGACCCGATGCCGCGCGATCCTGGTCAAGTTCGCGCCGAGCGATATCCCCGCGCCGGTCGTTGGAACGTCGCGCCGGGAGACCGACGCGCTCGCGCTGATTCACGGCTTGCAGGACCAGTTCACAAAGGGAGCAAGCTTCGCCGACCTTGCGGCCAAGTATTCGGACGACGCCTCCAAAAGCCGGGGAGGGGATCTGGGCGTGGTCTACGCCGGCGCGCGCGACAGCGACCCCATCGCCGTGGAGGCCGCGCTGGCCCTCGCCAAGGGGGAGACATCCAAGCCGGTTCGGTTTCGAGAGGGTTACTGGCTGGTTCAGAATATCAGCGCCGGCGACGCGCATGGCGCGGACGAGGCCCCGCTTTACAAAGCCGCACAGGACCGTTATGTGGACGAGCAGGCCCAGTTCATCAGTCCTAAGTTCGTCGTCGATTTGATCGCCAAATCGCGCGTCGCCTTCGCCTCCGACGCCGACTGCGCGCCACCTGCCGGCAAGCCGCTGCCAGAAGCGGCCGCGACCGTGGACGGCCATGTCATTCCCATGAAGGATGTCGCCGCCAAGTGCCTCGCCGACAACGGTCCGCGCGTCGTCGATATCCTCGTCCAGAACGACATCGTGGACCGGGAGTGCAAGCGCCGCAATATCATGGTGACATCGAGCGAAATCGACCAGCGCATCGACAAACTGCGCCTTCTCATCGCTCCGCACACTTTGGACGAAGGCTTAACCGTCCGTCACATGACGTTGGACGATCTGCGTGACAGCTTCCAGCAGGAAATGGAGCGTACCCGCCTGACCGTCGATCGAGTGAAGCCCGCGCCTATGGCGCACTGCCGCGCGATCCTGGTCAAATTCCTGCAGGCCGGCTCGCCCATCACGCCCGGCGCCGCCCTGCGCAGCGACGACGAAGCGCTCCGCCTCATCCAGACCATCCAGACTCAGCTCAAGTCCGGGAAAGAATTCGCCATTCTCGCCGCGCAGTACTCCGAACTGGACCCTAAGACCGACGGTGGCGACATCGGCGTTCTTTATCCCGCGATGCACGACATGGACACCGGCATTCTCAACACCGGCCTCGCGCTCACGAAAGGGATGACCACCTCCGAGCCAATCAAAACCGTAATCGGCTACTGCCTCGTACAGTCCGTCAGCACCAGCGCCGACCACCCCAAATCCGAAGACGCCGCCTACGCCGACGCCTTGCGCGTCTACCAGGAACAGCAGGCGCAGACCCTGATCCCCGACGCCATGATCGCCCTGATCAAGAAGAGCAAGGTCGTGTACTACGTCCACTCCTGA